A segment of the Salvelinus sp. IW2-2015 unplaced genomic scaffold, ASM291031v2 Un_scaffold9697, whole genome shotgun sequence genome:
TTGATGTGCTGCACACCTGTACATACAAAGAGAAAGGCTTTTAACATTGGGCCTTATGAAACATTGTAAGATCACTGCATTACCAACTTTATCTAGGGAAAAACATGGTAGATATTAAATGCAATCATAATGAAGTTAGCACGTATCCACTCCCTAGTTGTATTCCGATTCCACTCACACATGTCTTTGTCTTTGAAAATGCCACAGAAGTACTGGGGGTTCTCCACAAAGCTGGACATCCCAGAGTCGTCAGAGGAAGGAGGGCTGGCCCCAAAGTTCAGGAAACGCAGTGACACAGCAAGATCATCCTCTGTTCCCAAGACAGatgaacctggagagagagagagagagagagagagagagagagagagacctgaatgTGATACATCCATTTATTTTTCAGCAATTTATGGATGCATTGTTCAGCAACAAAGAAAATGTTGGAAAGTGGACGTCAGAGCAGTAAGCAACTACTGTATTTTCTGCAGACAGTATTAACAATTGTAAAACCCACTCAACGAGAAAACCACAGAACCCCCAGAGCCCCTGATAGAAAATGGTGGATGGCAGCAAGCGAGGGGAAACGAGTTGGCCAGGAGGGGGGCCCACTTAGGCAATCAGGCCCACTTAGGCACTTTCTGGGGGGGTCCGAGAGGACCTATCATGCCTAGCTGGCCTCCATCAGTCTTCTTTAATGGCCAACGCTGCAGCTAGGGGCTCCTGACGCCGTTCACTGCTGTAATTAAGGCACTCTAACCGAGCTGTTGGGCTGACAGTGTGCAAAGTTACAGCCTGGCGGAAACCTTATATTGCCTGGCCTCATGTGAATCACTTTCAGAGAGGAATACAATGCTTGCTGCGGAACTATTGGCAATTCCAAAGTGATAATGAAAAAAATGAGTTGGCATTGTCGCTGGCTTTTGCTTGTTTCAGTTTGGAATGGATATGCTTTTTCAGAGAAGTCTTTACCTTTGGCAAAGTGTCATTTTCTCCTGGGGTTGTCTCTTACTGAATGCTCCAGACAGGGACATGTCAGAATTTAGTCTCAACCCTTCACTTTCTAACAATTGAGGGGTTTTGAGAACAGCAAACCCATCTCAGGTTGTTTCATAGCTGTCTTCTATGAAAACCCAGGTGACGTATTGCTTACTATTACCCCTCTGAGTATAGGAGATTATACTTTGTGCAAAATAACAGACACTACTGTGGTATTTGAAACACAATGCATAATAGAGTGTGTCACTTACGGTGAATACCAAACTTGGACTGCTGGCCACACTTGTTGATGACCAGTACCATAATGAGGAGGAAGGTGCAAGCAAACACAGCCAGACCCACTGCCACCGACACCTGCACAGAAATATAATTAGCATCaacatagcctagcatagcataACATAACATTTGCTAAAACATTAGCTCACCATAGTGTATGTTATATTATTACTATGTTTCAGACCCATTGAATGGCGTCTCACCCCAAACACTCTGCTCTCCAGGTTCTCAGTGACATCTTCATTAGATTTGTTGGTGGGAACTGGAGGAGCAGAAAAGGAATCATTAATGATGGATCGTTACTCACAAATCACCATGATAACCACACATAAAGTATGCAAGACACTGACACACAGTGTATTAAAAAAAAGTGGAGTATATGAAAGCAAAATCCTGGGTAATTTACACTCTACTACTCGTGATAACTATTTTTTGTTCTCGCTAGGTACAGTTTAGGAAGTTTATCTGTTTCTACCAGGTAATAATCGCTGTCAAAATAACGTTCAAGAGGCTTACGTGGATCACTTTCTTCAAGGACTGGCatgaagaaaaagaggagaggatgacaAATTTAGACTAAGTAtatagtacatactgtacatgcaaacaCATGAGACTGTATCTAATATAACACAAGTTGGTGAATAGTGAGGGTCAGtatcatagagatcctattaaattactattctaattataataattataattctaattataataattataattcctaattctatgaccTTAAATTTCAGACAATCACCTGGGATGATGCCCTCAGGATCAAAGGGGTCAAAGGGGTTGTCCATGAACTTTCCCGTGGCCGTGGCTTGGTCCACGCCCAGTCTGTTCTCCACAATGATGGTGTAGAGGCCGTTGTTCAGGTGGGTGGGCTTGTTGAGAAATAGACAACCGTGCTTCACAGAGCCGTCGTCCGAGTCGGGAATGAACTGTGTGTAGGTGTAACGGCCCTCGGTCAGGTTAAAGCCGTTGAAAAGCCAGCGGATGGATGGCTCAGGGTTCCCGTCCACCTTAAAGGGGAAACACCAGTGGTGCTGTGGCTCGGCGTTGTGCAGGAATATGATTTTGGATGGAACTGGATGGAAGACATGAGATATGGTCCGTTAGGATGTGTGAGTGAGTAAGGCGATAAGGTGAAACAAAGGCTATTTCTGAATTCAGAACACTGGTCAACCTACTGTACAGTGAGCAATACCCTCAAAATcgttgacaataaatgtgtgtaAATCATTAAACATGATATTAGAATGAGATCACATTTAGCTGAAATAATTATCCACAAAGCTATAAC
Coding sequences within it:
- the LOC112079811 gene encoding high affinity nerve growth factor receptor-like; protein product: RTISHVFHPVPSKIIFLHNAEPQHHWCFPFKVDGNPEPSIRWLFNGFNLTEGRYTYTQFIPDSDDGSVKHGCLFLNKPTHLNNGLYTIIVENRLGVDQATATGKFMDNPFDPFDPEGIIPVLEESDPLPTNKSNEDVTENLESRVFGVSVAVGLAVFACTFLLIMVLVINKCGQQSKFGIHRSSVLGTEDDLAVSLRFLNFGASPPSSDDSGMSSFVENPQYFCGIFKDKDMCVQHIKRQDVVLKWELGEGAFGKVYLAECANLSPDSDKMLVAIKTLKDANESTRQDFQREAELLTVLQHQNIVRFYGVCTDGEPLAMVFEYMRHGDLNRFLRYGKETEPPT